AAGTCCGATGAACTGGTGCGCGCCAAAGAATCGAATGTACTGAACGCCATGACGGGCAAAGTGGCCGGCGTACAAATAACCAGTAGTACCGGGGCGCCCGGTTCCTCAAGCCGGATCGTAATACGGGGTGTAACATCTATCATTGGCAATAATGAAGCGCTGATTGTGGTGGATGGCATTCCCATCAACAATGCAGAAACAGGTGCGGTGAATAATGGCCCCGGCAGCAATCGCCTGCTCGATATTGATCCCGCCATTATTGAAAGTGTGAACGTACTGAAAGGCGCCGCCGCTACTGCCCTGTATGGTTCAGCCGGCGCCCGAGGCGTGGTAATGATCACTACTAAAACGGGCAGCGGTTCTAAAAAGCCCGCGATCACGGTGTCGCAGGACCTCTCTTTTGAAAGTGGCATTTTTGCCAAAGTACAGAACAAATACGCACAGGGCGATCGCAAAGACATAGGCGGCGTGATCTACGACAACCAGTATTATGATGGTGATGTTGACAAAGCAAGCAGTTCGTGGGGACCATTGATGGATACCTTACGGGTGAATGGCCAGCCGGTGCAGAAAAGGAATCAGTTAAAAGACTTTTTTCAAACCGGCGTTACGTCCACCAGCGCTATCAGTTTCTCCGGCTCCAACAGTCCGGGCTCCAGTTATTTTGCGTCTTATTCTTATCTCGATCAAAAAGGCATTGTGCCCACTTCTTATTTAAAGCGGCATGCGGTGTTCACCAAATTCACTACCAAACTCACTGATAAGATCACGGGTACGTTTCAATTCAATTATGCGAATAACCGCACCAATCGCGTGCCGGAGGGTTATAACCTGGAAAGCCCCATCTGGACAATTTATGCAGCGCCTATCTCCTGGAATCCCTTTCCCACCGTGAATGCGGACGGCACGCAGCGCGTGTACCGCTTCGGCCGCAACAATCCTTACTGGGTGCTGGATAATATTTACACCCATGGTACAGTGAACCGTTTTTTGCCAGTGATCACCTTAAATTATGGTATTACTGACTGGCTGAATATCACCGGGAGAATGGGCGCCGATATGTATACCGAACAGGTGAAATATTATGAGGCCCGCGGGTCTGTAGCCAATCCCAATGGCGTGATCGTTGACCGCACGAATACCTTTCGCCAGTACAACAATGATGTGATCGTAGATGCCCATAAACAGTTCAATAAATTCAATATACAACTGTTGTTGGGTAGCAATGTGCTTTCTACCTACACGCAAAATGTAGAAGGCCGCGGTGTAGGGCTATCGGTAACCGGGGGGTATGATAATGTAGCCAACGCTTCTACCCAAACCTATAGTGAGAAACATTACCTGGTGCGCAAGACAGGCTTTTATTCGCAGGCTAATCTCGATTACAACCATATTCTGAACCTGGCGCTAACAGGCAGGTATGATGGCAGTTCGGTGCTGGCCAAAAGCGATGCCTTCTACCCATATGGATCTGCGGCGGCCGGATTTGTTTTCTCCGAACTATTGGGACCCAAACTATCTTCCATCATCAACTTTGGTAAAGTACGGGTATCGTATGCCAGTGTTGGTAACGACAATGTAGACGCCTACTCCCTCACCACGCCTTACCTCAATGTAAGCAGCGCTAATAATAATACTATTGCGGGCATCTCCTTCCCCTTCCAGGAACAAAACGGGTTTCTGTTAAAGGATGTACTGGGTAATCCTTATCTGAAGAATGAACTGGTACGCGAATTTGAGACCGGCATTGAAATAAAGGCATGGAACAACCGCATTGGCGCCGAAGTATCGTGGTTCGACAAAAAAGTTCATGATGGGTTGATCCCCGTTACTATTTCGCCGGCAACCGGGTATAACCAAACCACCATCAACACCGCCCGGTTACAAACTAAGGGCATTGAAGTGTTGCTGAACGCCAACCCGGTACGGGCGGGCAAGTTTAACTGGGACTTTACCTTCAGCTTTACCAAACTCAATAATAAAGTACTGGCCCTGCACGATGATCTTACCCAGGTAAACGTTGGCTTTACCTATGCCTTTGTTGGCCAGCCGTATGGAGTTAAGTTCGGCACCCGCTATGCCCGTGACCCCAAAACCGGTCAATTATTGATCAATGCCAGCGGTCTTCCCTTTGCCGATCCCCAACAAGGCATTCTGGGTAATATTTCACCCGACTGGCTGGCAGGGCTCACCAATAACCTGAGTTATGGGCCCTTCAGCCTCAGTTTCTTTTTTGATATGAAGAAAGGCGGGGTTACCGAGAATAATGTAGATGGCTATGGTTATTTCTATGGAACACCTAAAGTAACAGAAAACCGCGGCATGCGTACGGTGCAAGGTATCAGCACAGTAGATGGTAAAGCCAATACGGTTCCGGTAAAAGGACAGGATTACTGGAGACAGGTATCGGGGATTGTGGAATCGGTGATCCAGGATGCTACTTATATCAAGCTGCGTAACGTAAGCATTGGTTATGTGCTGCCGGGCAAACTGGTGCAGAAAACACCACTCAAATCAGCCTCCTTAACACTTACAGGCAGAAATCTGTGGATCCACAGTCCGCATTTTACCGGTGGTGATCCTGAAACCAATTCATTTGGCTCCAGCAACGGATCGCTGGGCATTTATTCTTTTTCAACGCCAACCGCCCGCTCGGTGAATATCAGTCTGAAGATTGGCTTATAAACTTTTAAACAAGAATGCTATGCGCACTACAACATATATCATACTATTAGTTCTTTGTCTTACCACCGGATGTAAAAAATTTATTGATGTAAACAACGACCCCAATAATCCCACCACTGTACAGGAAGCTCTGATACTGGCGCCGGCTGAATTGAATTTATCAAGCGTGTTAACCGGCGGTGCTTATTTCAACTCAACAGGTTTTGCTGCTATTTTGGCGAACCATTATATGCAAAACATTGCGTTGAATCAGCCGGTACCCAACGAGGGCACTTACCAGTTGTTCAATGTTAACCTCGATGATTCGTGGAAGAGTATTTATGTGGTAGGCCTCAACAACCTGAAGGCCCTGCACGACAAAGCCGTTACCAATGGCAACTATAACTACTCCGGCATTGCCAATATCCTGAGCGCTTTTTGTTTGGGCATTGCTACCGATTACTGGGGCGATATTCCCTACTCAGAAGCCTTTAACGGCAGCACCAAATTGAAACCTGTATACGATTCGCAGGAAAACATTTATAAATCCATACAGCAATTGCTCGATGATGGCATTGCCGATATTAATAAAAGCGCCACCCTGAAACCTGGTAAAGATGATTATTACTATGGGGGCGATATGGACCAATGGAAACGGCTGGCTTATACTTTAAAGGCGCGGTATTACATGCACCTTACCAAAGCACCGGGTTATACCGCAGCAGGTGAGGCCACCCTGGCATTGACAGCTTTGCAAAACGGCATGCAAAGCAATGATGATGATATGAAGATGATTTACCCCGGCAGCGCCGGTTATGAAAATCCCTGGTACCTGAATTTTTTGTCTGTATCAACCATTGTATTGTCATCTGCCTGTGTGGATACGTTGGTTACGCGCAACGATCCGCGTCTGCCCAAACTGATAGCGAAAGCAAAAGCAACCGGGTTATACAATGGCCGGCCCATTGGTTCAATCAATATCAGCGGCAACCTGGATGTTTACTCGCTGGGCGGCCCGGCTGTGGGCGCGGCCAGTTCACCGGTGTATGTATTTAATTATTCCGAAGCGCTTTTTCTGGAAGCGGAGGCTACGTTGATAAAATCAGGTGTTGCTGCGGCGGAACCCATTTACCAGGATGCCATTAAATCGCACATGACTAAATTGGGTATTGCTACCGGTGATATAAATACCTATCTCACCAATCGCGGTACGTTAACAGCCACCAATGCTTTACAACGGATCATGGAGGAAAAGAAGATCGCCAACTTTTTATCGCCGGAAAACTTTAACGACTGGCGCCGGACGGGATTTCCCCTGTTGACAAAAGTGCCCAACGCCCTTTCGGAGATTCCCCGCCGGTTGTTGTACCCGCAAGTGGAACTTACCTCAAATCCACAGGCGATACAAACGGCTAAGCTGACGGACAGGGTTTGGTGGGATCAGTAAATGAGGGGCGGCGTGATAAATGTTAAACACGCTGCTGATCTTATACCATGGCTTTACAGGCGATAGATATGTTCATAATTATGAAGATCTGTCGCCTTTAAATTTTATCCTCGAATTTGATAGCGTAAGGCTCTTTAGTAAAGGCAAACCCGCCTTCAGCCATTCTCCAAATTCGTGTTTACTCTGTTCTAATTCATCGTCGGCCACGGTTGGCAATTCATTAATATTAACCGCACCCAATACATCACCACCCATGGGGTTGCAATCATTTTTTCCCAGTAGCCGCCATTCTTCCTCCAGCCAACTTTCAATTTCACTTTCATGCCTGAATGATTCGCCCAAAAGCATGTATTCCGGAAAATCTTTCGGTGCCAAGTTGGGATGCAGCCAGGCGGCAGCTTTATTAGAATTACCCGGCAATTCGGTGATCCTGCCATATTCGTATGGCAGCCACAGCGAACCCCTGGTTTTGGTAGTCATACAGGCAATAACATGTGTGCAATTGATCAATGCCATTTCGATAATGCAGGCTGTAACTAAAGGGAGCAATCGTTCCGGAATATTGGAACCTTCCAGTATTTTCAAGTCCGGATCAAGCACATCAACCCAATAAGCAAATTTTTTCTTATGAGCCAACTGCGCTATCCGCAAGGCATAATCCTGATCTCCCTGCCGATGCGATATAAATAAACGGGGACAATCATTTGCCAGCCGGGGAGTGAAAAGATTTCTTAAAAGGAAGAGCAGTAAATTAACAATCAGTTCCTCAGTAGACATGCCTTCAATGGCTAGGTTTACCCGATTATATAAATAGGAATTGTCGCGATTGACAACTTCCAAAAACTCTCTTATTGTCTGCTGCCTGATTTCCTGTTCTATTCCGCTTCTTTGAGGCTGTTCAGTGAATAACAAATTTAGTAACCGTGATATAAGCTGTCTCCAAACCCGGGCGCCTCTGATAACGTAGCCCTCAGAAACGGCTTCGGTATCAAAACGATTATTCAATTCCTGCTCTATATGCCGGTAGTAGAGGTAGTTTGACATACATCGTTACTTATAATCGGTTATCCGGATAATTTTGTATACAATGAAATATCGGCATAATGTCTTCACTAAAAAACCGTTAAATCACTGTTTTTTTGCCTGGCTAATTAAATCAAAAGACCATTCCGTTTAATCCAAAGGGCTTTTTATTACATGATTTGTTCAGATCGTTTAACGCTTTTGCGGAGGTATTCAATTACCGCTTTGTATTGCCGGGGAAGCCTGGCGTAACAGTGAAGCCGGCCCGACCTGGGTTGCCTGCGGTGATCCAGAAACGCTTTGTATTACCCAGGATTTAGAAGAGCCTTCCCACGCCGGATATGCAGGCCAAAGGCTTCACTCTCTGTTCTCAGTACCCCACTATATTCGCAGCCTGATATAAGTCATCAATATTTCTAAATAAGTCATCAATTTCGAACTTTGATGCGTAAGTAGCGAACTTTGACGCGTAAGTAACCAACCTTTTACTGTAGATCTTAAACTTTTGCGCCAATGTTTAAAAGTAAAGGCTCCAGGTCCGCTACTTGTGCTCTGAAGTTGTGCAAATAGCCTCAAATTCGCAACAAATGCCATAATGTTCAGCGTTAATGAGTCATAGTCAGTTGGAAATGCGGTATAATAAGCAACTTATGTCGAAAAGTTCGCAACAATGGCAGAAGTTCGCAACTTTTGCCCGAACGTTTACAATAAGATTAGAAAAATCAGTCATTCTATGGGAGAAGTATGGAATTTTTGCTGAAAAGTTCGCAACAACAATATTTGCACATACCTCTTCAAATCCCCCGATTTTTTCACTTGATCCGAAACCACGCCATGCCTTCGGCCTGGCTGTTTTGTTTTTCTGTCCGCTTACCCGGGCAAGCCCGCGACGCTGCCAGAAAAACAAAACCCGCCCCGATGTTATCGGGGCGGGTTTCTTGTTACCCGACCTGGATTCGAACCAAGACAAGCAGAACCAGAATCTGCGGTACTACCGTTATACTATCGGGCAATCACGCTTCTGTTATTGAGAAAGCTGACTGCAAAAGTAAAATTATTAGAGAACGTTACAAAATAAAAGGTGCGCTGAAAATGAACCTAAAATTTCAGGCTGTAAATATGCCTGATGATCTACACTTTTGGTCTGTCTACCCCGATTTCCGAGATCATATCGCAGGATTTCGTAAGTTGTAGCCTCAAATTTAAACGGCCGTCTTATTGAACGAACTGGAACTGATACAACAACTCCGGGCAGGAGACGAAGGGGCATTCAAATCATTGGTAGCAAACTATCAGGATCTGGTCTATAACACGGCGCTGGGAATTGTGCAAAATAGCGAGGATGCCGAAGATGTTGCCCAGGAAGTATTTATTCAGG
The Niastella koreensis GR20-10 genome window above contains:
- a CDS encoding toll/interleukin-1 receptor domain-containing protein, yielding MNNRFDTEAVSEGYVIRGARVWRQLISRLLNLLFTEQPQRSGIEQEIRQQTIREFLEVVNRDNSYLYNRVNLAIEGMSTEELIVNLLLFLLRNLFTPRLANDCPRLFISHRQGDQDYALRIAQLAHKKKFAYWVDVLDPDLKILEGSNIPERLLPLVTACIIEMALINCTHVIACMTTKTRGSLWLPYEYGRITELPGNSNKAAAWLHPNLAPKDFPEYMLLGESFRHESEIESWLEEEWRLLGKNDCNPMGGDVLGAVNINELPTVADDELEQSKHEFGEWLKAGLPLLKSLTLSNSRIKFKGDRSS
- a CDS encoding SusC/RagA family TonB-linked outer membrane protein, producing MQPKLLGIIAFTATLFFHTSTWAQNKLVRGKIQDENGSPLSKASIMVKGSKAGISSGDDGSFEINVPANATLVITAIGYNKSEVKTGAQDFLTIPLSPDGRALNEVVVTALGVKREKRNLTFSSQEIKSDELVRAKESNVLNAMTGKVAGVQITSSTGAPGSSSRIVIRGVTSIIGNNEALIVVDGIPINNAETGAVNNGPGSNRLLDIDPAIIESVNVLKGAAATALYGSAGARGVVMITTKTGSGSKKPAITVSQDLSFESGIFAKVQNKYAQGDRKDIGGVIYDNQYYDGDVDKASSSWGPLMDTLRVNGQPVQKRNQLKDFFQTGVTSTSAISFSGSNSPGSSYFASYSYLDQKGIVPTSYLKRHAVFTKFTTKLTDKITGTFQFNYANNRTNRVPEGYNLESPIWTIYAAPISWNPFPTVNADGTQRVYRFGRNNPYWVLDNIYTHGTVNRFLPVITLNYGITDWLNITGRMGADMYTEQVKYYEARGSVANPNGVIVDRTNTFRQYNNDVIVDAHKQFNKFNIQLLLGSNVLSTYTQNVEGRGVGLSVTGGYDNVANASTQTYSEKHYLVRKTGFYSQANLDYNHILNLALTGRYDGSSVLAKSDAFYPYGSAAAGFVFSELLGPKLSSIINFGKVRVSYASVGNDNVDAYSLTTPYLNVSSANNNTIAGISFPFQEQNGFLLKDVLGNPYLKNELVREFETGIEIKAWNNRIGAEVSWFDKKVHDGLIPVTISPATGYNQTTINTARLQTKGIEVLLNANPVRAGKFNWDFTFSFTKLNNKVLALHDDLTQVNVGFTYAFVGQPYGVKFGTRYARDPKTGQLLINASGLPFADPQQGILGNISPDWLAGLTNNLSYGPFSLSFFFDMKKGGVTENNVDGYGYFYGTPKVTENRGMRTVQGISTVDGKANTVPVKGQDYWRQVSGIVESVIQDATYIKLRNVSIGYVLPGKLVQKTPLKSASLTLTGRNLWIHSPHFTGGDPETNSFGSSNGSLGIYSFSTPTARSVNISLKIGL
- a CDS encoding SusD/RagB family nutrient-binding outer membrane lipoprotein; translated protein: MRTTTYIILLVLCLTTGCKKFIDVNNDPNNPTTVQEALILAPAELNLSSVLTGGAYFNSTGFAAILANHYMQNIALNQPVPNEGTYQLFNVNLDDSWKSIYVVGLNNLKALHDKAVTNGNYNYSGIANILSAFCLGIATDYWGDIPYSEAFNGSTKLKPVYDSQENIYKSIQQLLDDGIADINKSATLKPGKDDYYYGGDMDQWKRLAYTLKARYYMHLTKAPGYTAAGEATLALTALQNGMQSNDDDMKMIYPGSAGYENPWYLNFLSVSTIVLSSACVDTLVTRNDPRLPKLIAKAKATGLYNGRPIGSINISGNLDVYSLGGPAVGAASSPVYVFNYSEALFLEAEATLIKSGVAAAEPIYQDAIKSHMTKLGIATGDINTYLTNRGTLTATNALQRIMEEKKIANFLSPENFNDWRRTGFPLLTKVPNALSEIPRRLLYPQVELTSNPQAIQTAKLTDRVWWDQ